Proteins found in one Paenibacillus borealis genomic segment:
- a CDS encoding extracellular solute-binding protein, which yields MTTRGSKKWASPAIAVLMASTMLLSACSSKEDTASGNAGSGSPEPATLKVEVFDRGNTPSGYTISDSYLTRLVQERFGDPNNIDVEFVPVPRSEEIQKLNVLMASKSEVPDIVFTYDSGTFNRYAEQGGLTDLTELIDEYAPNLEKFLGEDTLAYGQYNGKQFALPGRRLVLGKYAGYVRQDWLDKLGLPVPTTTDELYTTLKAFKDKDPGGTGGKVIPFGVSLAAAQYEPLIWSFIKPLTDEQRYTLTQQLGSSDYPALLPGFEDALKFMNKLYNEGLMSKDFGLDKDKKQLWQSLQNGLVGFYTEDAGEPYFTWNDFYENLQTNVPGASITPVDTFTNAAGEHAKPAYAPNAMYVMIPKSSSNAVAALKYLDWMASDTNLFDIQFGVENENYTLVNGVPVVKPDATPEITDRLYNFGDIAVIVNGKFAGDDAKNEAAYIAQTPEKFQADMKKSVEISNVDTIQPVRFGHPIEAEAKYGTALADKFQEIIVKMTMIKPEQFESTYDSMIKDYMASGGQAILDERTAAYKEMTSK from the coding sequence ATGACAACAAGAGGGTCTAAGAAATGGGCAAGCCCGGCAATAGCGGTGCTGATGGCCTCCACAATGCTGTTATCCGCGTGTTCTTCGAAGGAGGATACGGCGAGCGGGAATGCCGGTTCCGGTTCTCCAGAGCCTGCTACATTAAAGGTAGAGGTGTTCGACCGCGGGAATACGCCTTCCGGTTATACGATCTCTGACAGTTACCTGACCAGACTTGTGCAGGAACGGTTCGGTGATCCGAACAATATTGATGTAGAGTTCGTTCCTGTTCCCCGTTCAGAAGAAATCCAGAAGCTGAATGTACTGATGGCCAGTAAAAGCGAAGTACCTGACATCGTGTTCACCTATGATTCGGGAACGTTCAACCGGTATGCCGAGCAGGGCGGGCTTACGGATCTTACAGAGCTTATTGACGAATATGCCCCGAACCTGGAGAAGTTCCTCGGCGAGGATACGCTCGCTTACGGACAATATAACGGCAAGCAGTTTGCACTTCCGGGCAGAAGGCTTGTACTAGGCAAATACGCCGGATATGTCCGCCAGGATTGGCTGGATAAGCTGGGCCTGCCGGTACCGACAACGACCGATGAGCTTTACACCACACTTAAGGCCTTTAAGGATAAAGATCCGGGCGGGACCGGCGGCAAGGTGATTCCGTTCGGAGTAAGTCTCGCAGCCGCCCAGTATGAGCCGCTGATCTGGTCGTTCATTAAGCCGCTTACCGATGAGCAGCGGTATACGCTGACCCAGCAGCTGGGCTCAAGCGATTACCCGGCGCTGCTTCCGGGCTTCGAGGATGCGCTGAAATTCATGAATAAGCTCTATAATGAAGGGCTGATGAGCAAGGACTTCGGTCTGGATAAAGATAAAAAGCAGCTGTGGCAGAGTCTGCAGAATGGTCTGGTGGGCTTCTATACAGAGGATGCCGGTGAGCCGTACTTCACTTGGAATGACTTCTATGAGAATCTGCAGACCAATGTGCCGGGTGCCTCGATCACACCGGTCGATACCTTCACGAATGCTGCAGGTGAGCATGCCAAACCGGCCTATGCACCCAATGCTATGTATGTCATGATTCCGAAATCCAGCAGCAATGCTGTAGCGGCGCTGAAATATCTCGACTGGATGGCTTCGGACACGAACCTGTTCGATATCCAGTTTGGTGTGGAGAATGAGAACTATACTCTGGTGAACGGTGTACCGGTTGTTAAGCCGGATGCAACCCCTGAAATAACGGATCGCCTGTATAACTTTGGGGATATTGCAGTTATTGTTAACGGCAAATTCGCCGGTGATGATGCCAAGAATGAAGCGGCTTACATTGCCCAGACTCCGGAGAAGTTCCAGGCAGATATGAAGAAATCGGTTGAAATCTCTAATGTCGATACCATTCAGCCGGTGCGGTTCGGCCATCCGATTGAGGCTGAAGCGAAATACGGAACAGCACTGGCCGACAAGTTCCAGGAAATTATCGTGAAGATGACCATGATTAAACCGGAGCAGTTCGAGAGCACTTATGATTCAATGATCAAAGATTATATGGCGAGCGGCGGTCAGGCGATTCTCGATGAACGCACGGCGGCTTATAAGGAAATGACGTCCAAATAA
- a CDS encoding TetR/AcrR family transcriptional regulator: MTKTPPHTDPRVLRTRQLLRDAVIDLMEEMSIEKISVNRIAERAKINRVTFYLHYRDIPDMLEKMADDMAEDVLQVVSGYMENPEAAEGEQWPMLERLLTHIAENAKFYKIVLTSRKSTIFTDRLFKLMADIIATRVQRRLATRAASEVTVQKDIAVWYGSAALIGTIIAWLREDMPYSPQYLAKQITSLRSS, from the coding sequence ATGACGAAAACTCCCCCGCACACGGACCCGCGTGTCCTGCGTACACGCCAATTACTGAGAGATGCTGTAATTGATCTGATGGAAGAAATGAGCATAGAGAAAATCTCGGTCAACCGCATCGCGGAGCGGGCCAAAATTAACCGGGTGACCTTCTATCTGCACTACCGGGATATCCCCGATATGCTGGAGAAGATGGCGGATGACATGGCTGAGGATGTGCTTCAAGTGGTAAGCGGTTATATGGAGAATCCGGAAGCGGCAGAAGGAGAACAATGGCCGATGCTGGAGCGCCTGCTGACGCATATTGCGGAGAATGCCAAATTCTATAAAATTGTGCTTACTTCGCGGAAGAGTACAATATTCACCGATCGTCTGTTCAAGCTGATGGCGGATATCATCGCAACCCGTGTGCAGAGAAGATTGGCTACCCGCGCCGCTTCGGAAGTAACGGTTCAGAAGGACATTGCCGTGTGGTACGGCTCAGCAGCCCTTATCGGTACGATCATCGCCTGGCTCCGGGAGGATATGCCATATTCGCCGCAGTATCTGGCCAAACAGATTACTTCGCTGCGTTCGAGCTAG
- a CDS encoding metallophosphoesterase has product MKRRVKAQTVEFAVFGDSHVGYGNSLSIFKSLLPKAVGSGNKRFFIFGGDNAQAGADHGNNANAYYKEFKDTVTSTLGSIPYKASIGNWEASTRALFTQYLGAVAGQMNFPGTQGKVKYVWLDCALGQFTPASINLLRNLDDRYFYIIDFHWPLRVQGITVESSHVLSATETSRFFSAIPVKARDKVLAIFTHHGHKFYRKLSNINPGYPKTKFFVCGCSGDYKCKPNGNMGYYNATLTSSGSGYKVDAYTAH; this is encoded by the coding sequence GTGAAGCGCAGAGTAAAGGCTCAGACCGTCGAATTTGCGGTGTTTGGCGACAGCCATGTAGGATACGGAAACAGCTTGAGTATTTTTAAAAGTCTTTTGCCCAAAGCAGTGGGCAGCGGCAATAAACGCTTTTTCATCTTTGGAGGAGATAATGCACAGGCAGGAGCGGATCATGGGAATAATGCGAACGCATATTACAAAGAATTCAAGGATACAGTAACAAGTACACTTGGAAGCATCCCTTACAAAGCCTCTATAGGAAATTGGGAAGCAAGCACCCGGGCCTTATTTACGCAATACTTAGGGGCTGTTGCCGGACAGATGAATTTCCCGGGCACACAGGGCAAGGTGAAATATGTATGGCTTGATTGTGCGCTGGGACAATTCACTCCGGCAAGTATCAATCTGCTGCGGAATCTGGATGACCGGTATTTCTATATTATTGATTTCCACTGGCCGCTAAGAGTGCAGGGAATTACGGTTGAATCCAGCCATGTGCTCAGCGCAACAGAAACCTCCAGGTTCTTCTCGGCGATTCCGGTAAAAGCGAGAGACAAGGTTCTGGCCATCTTCACACATCATGGACATAAATTCTACCGGAAGCTTAGCAATATTAATCCGGGATATCCGAAGACGAAGTTCTTCGTATGCGGCTGCTCGGGGGATTATAAATGCAAGCCGAATGGAAATATGGGTTACTATAATGCTACATTAACCAGCAGCGGGTCCGGATATAAAGTCGATGCGTATACTGCACACTGA
- a CDS encoding ABC transporter permease, producing MKNTTYLRRNWQLYALLMLPVIYFLIFKYGPMYGVQIAFKEFNFFEGIAGSEWVGLDIFREVFQNNDFFKALRNTLLLNLLDLIISFPAPLILAVMLYELRIIWFKKFAQTILYVPHFISWVIIGGIVLQVFGTESGFINNLLTGMGLDAIPFLSNKHYWLITYLLVGVWQSAGWGTILYLAALTGINKELFEAAEVDGAGRFKKIFHISLPGIKTTIATLLIINLGNMISIGFDRPFIVGNVAVRDYSEVLSTFVYRVGIESGQISLATAVGLFQALVGLIFLLGANYASKKLADESIL from the coding sequence GTGAAGAACACGACTTACTTACGCAGAAACTGGCAGTTGTATGCTTTGCTTATGCTGCCGGTCATTTACTTCCTGATTTTTAAATACGGGCCGATGTACGGGGTACAGATTGCGTTCAAAGAGTTTAACTTCTTTGAAGGTATCGCCGGCAGTGAATGGGTCGGGCTGGATATTTTCCGCGAAGTCTTTCAGAACAATGATTTTTTCAAAGCGCTGCGCAACACGCTGCTGCTCAATCTGCTGGATCTGATTATTTCTTTTCCCGCACCGCTGATCCTGGCGGTTATGCTCTATGAACTGCGGATCATCTGGTTCAAGAAATTCGCCCAGACCATTCTGTATGTTCCCCATTTCATTTCGTGGGTCATTATCGGCGGCATCGTGCTGCAGGTATTCGGCACAGAGTCAGGCTTCATTAACAACCTGCTGACCGGTATGGGGCTGGACGCTATTCCGTTTCTCTCGAATAAGCATTACTGGCTGATCACGTATTTGCTGGTCGGGGTGTGGCAAAGCGCAGGCTGGGGAACGATCCTGTACCTGGCAGCATTAACCGGCATCAACAAAGAGCTGTTCGAGGCTGCAGAGGTGGATGGCGCCGGACGCTTCAAAAAAATCTTCCATATTTCTCTGCCGGGCATCAAAACAACGATTGCTACCCTGCTCATTATCAACCTGGGCAATATGATCTCCATTGGCTTTGACCGGCCGTTTATCGTCGGCAATGTAGCCGTCCGCGATTACTCCGAGGTGCTCAGTACCTTCGTATACCGTGTAGGCATTGAATCCGGACAAATCTCTCTGGCGACTGCAGTCGGGTTGTTCCAGGCGCTGGTAGGCCTGATCTTCCTGCTCGGTGCGAACTATGCATCCAAGAAGCTGGCGGATGAGAGCATACTCTAG